A genomic region of Homalodisca vitripennis isolate AUS2020 chromosome 5, UT_GWSS_2.1, whole genome shotgun sequence contains the following coding sequences:
- the LOC124362590 gene encoding UMP-CMP kinase-like — protein MRQNFVLQFCKQIFKMGDVFKPKVVFVLGGPGAGKGTQCANIVKEFGFMHISAGDLLREERSKPGTKYGELIDEHIRNGIIVPVEITCKLIEIAMQNSGKEKFLIDGFPRNENNLEGWNKVMAEKVELLFVLFFDCSQDICVQRCLKRGAQGSGRSDDNEESLKKRLQTFVNDSMPIIEHFKERNLVHRIDADQEPNEVFEDVKAIFQNIP, from the coding sequence ATGAGACAGAATTTTGTTCTTCAATtttgtaaacagatttttaaGATGGGTGACGTTTTTAAGCCTAAAGTAGTCTTTGTTTTGGGGGGACCTGGTGCTGGTAAAGGTACTCAATGTGCTAATATTGTCAAAGAGTTTGGTTTTATGCACATATCTGCCGGTGATTTATTACGTGAAGAAAGAAGTAAACCTGGCACTAAATATGGCGAACTGATAGATGAGCATATCAGAAATGGTATCATTGTTCCTGTGGAAATTACCTGTAAGTTAATTGAGATAGCAATGCAAAACTCAGGAAAAGAAAAGTTTTTGATTGATGGTTTTCCCAGAAATGAAAACAACCTAGAGGGATGGAATAAGGTTATGGCTGAAAAAGTAGAACttctatttgtattgttttttgatTGTTCTCAAGATATTTGTGTCCAGAGGTGCTTAAAACGAGGGGCACAGGGAAGTGGCAGATCCGATGACAATGAAGAAAGCCTCAAGAAAAGGTTGCAAACGTTTGTGAATGATTCCATGCCGATCATTGAGCACTTCAAGGAAAGAAATTTGGTACATCGAATTGATGCAGACCAAGAACCAAATGAAGtatttgaagatgtaaaagctatatttcaaaatattccttgA